The genomic interval GCAGGCAGCCCTGGCGGCTTTTCAAATGGGCGCGGCCTACATCGTGACCGGTTCAATCAATCAGGCTTGCGTGGAATCCGGTACCAGCGAACGGGTCCGGCAATTATTGGCACAGGCGGATATGGCCGATGTGGTGATGGCTCCCAGCGCCGATATGTTTGAAATGGGAGTCAAAGTTCAGGTACTCAAAAAAGGTACCATGTTTCCGATGAATGCACAGAAGCTGTATGAACTGTACCGGAGTTATCCATCCCTCGATGCCATTCCGGCGGAAGAACGATTAAAACTGGAGAAACGGATTCTTCGCAAAACCTGTGACGAGGTGTGGGTTGATGTGCAGGCGTTCTTTGGCCGCCTCGATCCCAAACAGTTACAGAAAGCCGCGCTGGACCCAAAACATAAAATGGCGCTGATCTTCCGTTGGTATCTTGGCAAATCCTCCGGCTGGGCCATCGGCGATGTTCCGGACCGCCATATGGATATGCAAATATGGTGTGGACCCGCCATGGGCGCATTTAATGCCTGGGTCAAAGACAGCTGCCTCGAATCACCGGAAAACCGTCAGGTTGCCGATGTCGCCCGACATATTGTCGATGGCGCCGCCTACCTTTATCGGATAAACCTGTTAAGGCAGACAGGTTTCAAGATGACCAACATCCGCGAAAACTATGTTCCACAACCACGTTAAGGACTCATAATGCAGGAAAACCTTGTTCAGACCACACCCAATTCAGAATGGTGGGTGGATTCGGTGTTTTATCATATTTACCCGCTGGGATTTTGTGACGCTCCACAGGCAAATAATTTTACTGATCCACCAGTCCATCGTATCGAGAAAGTGTATGAGTGGCTGGATCATTTACAGGAACTTGGAATCACCGCAATCTATTTTGGTCCGCTTTTCGAATCAAGTTATCATGGTTACGACACCGCTGACTTTCTTCAGGTCGACCGGCGTCTGGGCGATTTCGAATCTCTGGCTGCATTGTTCCGGGAAATGCACAAACGTCATATCAGGGTGGTTCTGGATGGGGTATTCAATCATGTCGGGCGTGATTTTTGGGCGTTCAGGGATCTACAGAAAAACCAGCAAAATTCCCCTTATAAAGACTGGTTTGTGAACGTCGATTTTTCCGGAACGAGTCCTTATGGTGATCCGTTCTCCTACGATGGCTGGGAAGGTCACTATAATCTGGTCAAGCTGAACCTGCACAACGAGGCGGTCTGTGAACATCTGTTCACGGCGATCAAAACCTGGGTTGAGAAGCTCGATATCGATGGTCTCAGACTCGATGTGGCCTATTGCCTGGATAAGCATTTTCTGAAAAAAATCCGCAGCTTCGCTACTACTCTGAAAACGGATTTCTGGCTGATGGGGGAAATGATTCATGGCGATTACAATCAATGGGTCAATCAAGCCATGCTGCATTCCGGTACCAATTATGAATGTTTTAAAGGACTGTACTCCAGTCACAATGATATTAACTATTTTGAAATTGCATATTCTCTGAATCGTTTATTCGGCAGCGAAGGAATTTATAAGGAACTCTCACTGTTCAATTTTGTCGACAACCACGATGTCAATCGAGTCGCGTCGTTATTGAAAAAGACCGAGCATCTGTATCCTTTGTATTGCCTGTTGTTCACCATTCCCGGAATACCGTCCATTTATTACGGCAGCGAATGGGGCATATACGGAGAAAAGACCGATAACAGTGACGCCCCATTGCGACCCAGCCTGGATTTGGCATTCATCCGGGAACATGCGCGAAATAAAGATCTGAGTCAGACCCTTTGCAGTCTGGCTGCCATCCGAAAGTCTTCACAGGCGTTGAAGCGCGGGGATTATTTGCAACTGACACTCACTCATGAGCAGTTTTCCTTCCGCCGGAATTTCTTTGGGGATGAGATGGTTGTCCTGGTAAACAGTGCCGCACATACCGCTGGCTTCAATATTGTCCTGCCGGATCACAGCAACCGAAAATATGTGGATCTGTTGAATGGCGGAGAAGTGTTTCAGGCCGACAATGGTCACCTTCATGTCCCCGAGGTCCATCCTTACTGGTGCAGAATTTTGCACGCCAGAAACTGACCCCTCAAGCGCTTATT from Gynuella sunshinyii YC6258 carries:
- a CDS encoding alpha-amylase family glycosyl hydrolase: MQENLVQTTPNSEWWVDSVFYHIYPLGFCDAPQANNFTDPPVHRIEKVYEWLDHLQELGITAIYFGPLFESSYHGYDTADFLQVDRRLGDFESLAALFREMHKRHIRVVLDGVFNHVGRDFWAFRDLQKNQQNSPYKDWFVNVDFSGTSPYGDPFSYDGWEGHYNLVKLNLHNEAVCEHLFTAIKTWVEKLDIDGLRLDVAYCLDKHFLKKIRSFATTLKTDFWLMGEMIHGDYNQWVNQAMLHSGTNYECFKGLYSSHNDINYFEIAYSLNRLFGSEGIYKELSLFNFVDNHDVNRVASLLKKTEHLYPLYCLLFTIPGIPSIYYGSEWGIYGEKTDNSDAPLRPSLDLAFIREHARNKDLSQTLCSLAAIRKSSQALKRGDYLQLTLTHEQFSFRRNFFGDEMVVLVNSAAHTAGFNIVLPDHSNRKYVDLLNGGEVFQADNGHLHVPEVHPYWCRILHARN